A single region of the Tigriopus californicus strain San Diego chromosome 8, Tcal_SD_v2.1, whole genome shotgun sequence genome encodes:
- the LOC131885270 gene encoding mitochondrial import inner membrane translocase subunit Tim21-like: MSHFILHATGRPPGLLRLPLTVCLPGPVSPHRLVKARVAARLDPGLVQDRGPSLLAGIQRRGLQCPSRGVFSSGRPGSDTPAPVEPDATANQTLQVGFKEKAKENVKTATYGSVIVIGVGITAVVLYTVFSELFSSSSPVKLFQMASEKCVQHPRVQDLLGEPIKAFGEETRRGRRRHVSHVEYVDKEGRKGIRVQFYLQGLRKRGTAQIDAREDESGSMKTRFIIVTADDLLATSVVVEDNR; encoded by the exons ATGTCCCATTTCATATTGCATGCCACTGGTCGTCCGCCCGGACTGCTCCGGCTGCCACTCACTGTTTGTCTCCCAGGGCCGGTCAGTCCCCACCGACTGGTGAAGGCAAGAGTGGCTGCTCGATTGGACCCGGGTCTGGTCCAAGACCGTGGTCCTTCGTTGCTCGCCGGCATTCAACGACGAGGCCTTCAATGTCCGTCCAGGGGGGTTTTCAGTTCCGGCCGTCCAGGTTCTGACACGCCCGCACCCGTGGAGCCCGATGCCACAGCGAATCAGACCCTACAAGTGGGCTTTAAAGAAAAAG CCAAAGAGAACGTGAAGACGGCCACCTACGGCAGTGTGATCGTAATCGGAGTGGGCATTACGGCTGTGGTCTTGTACACCGTGTTCAGCGAGCTCTTTTCCTCCAGTTCACCCGTCAAGCTTTTTCAAATGGCCTCGGAAAAATGCGTCCAACATCCACGGGTGCAAGACCTATTGGGTGAGCCCATCAAAGCCTTTGGTGAGGAAACCCGTCGAGGTCGACGAAGGCACGTCAG CCATGTTGAGTATGTAGATAAGGAAGGACGGAAAGGTATCCGGGTTCAGTTCTATTTGCAAGGACTCAGGAAACGGGGCACGGCCCAGATTGATGCCCGAGAG GATGAGTCAGGCTCCATGAAGACCAGGTTTATCATTGTCACGGCAGATGACTTGTTAGCAACATCGGTCGTGGTTGAGGACAATCGATAG
- the LOC131885267 gene encoding 5'-AMP-activated protein kinase subunit beta-1-like isoform X1, which produces MGNNSSSGNRHIAPGGIGSGGGGCSSGGAGTGGGGGGKKNIGVFRGNDFKSFDSIGEEAKEEETEPLSMNRTKQDASQSLWSQSPHQQLSTTVSKEGQNGIPEHTNGSSTSGSQPRPMRQGGGTRKGSIESPTASKTAPIPLMLEAMSLEGPPIKTKEIRKRALTLGSKEAALKTSTHKRLVPTVFKWMVPSFMFEPKSVWISGSFNNWEKVLMHGSKTHWVIIIDLPQGEHQYKFKVDDKWFHNQKEPTMPDGMGGLNNVIVVRKSDFEVFEALDMDCRDVNAKKQSTESEEFGQVVPNFSHEVMMSGRRSNPPILPPQLLQVMLNKDTPLSCEPTLLPLPNHVMLNHMYALSIRDKVMVMSTTQRFRKKYVTTVLYRPVN; this is translated from the exons tgggCAACAATTCTTCGTCCGGCAATCGGCACATTGCACCTGGCGGTATTGGTAGTGGAGGTGGTGGTTGCAGTAGCGGTGGCGCTGgtactggtggtggtggaggtggaaaaaaaaatattggcgTTTTCAGAggcaatgatttcaaaagttttgattcCATCGGAGAGGAAGCCAAAGAGGAGGAGACGGAGCCTCTTTCCATGAATAGAACCAA ACAAGACGCTTCGCAATCATTATGGTCCCAATCGCCGCATCAACAGCTGTCAACGACCGTTTCAAAGGAAGGACAAAATGGAATTCCCGAGCATACCAATGGATCGAGCACTTCCGGATCGCAACCCAGACCTATGAGGCAAGGGGGTGGCACACGCAAAGGCTCAATAGAATCACCCACGGCATCCAAAACGGCTCCCATTCCATTGATGCTCGAAGCAATGTCACTGGAAGGACCGCCgatcaaaaccaaagaaatcCGTAAACGTGCCCTCACATTGGGATCGAAAGAAGCTGCACTAAAG ACTTCGACTCATAAACGCCTTGTTCCCACCGTGTTCAAATGGATGGTACCCTCTTTCATGTTCGAGCCCAAATCCGTGTGGATCAGTGGTTCATTCAATAATTGGGAAAAGGTCCTAATGCATGGTTCCAAAACCCATTGGGTGATCATCATAGACTTACCACAAGGAGAACATCAGTACAAGTTCAAGGTGGACGATAAATGGTTCCATAATCAAAAAGAGCCCACAATGCCAGACGGAATGGGGGGTCTCAACAATGTGATCGTTGTCAGAAAATCCGACTTTGAG GTATTCGAAGCCCTGGACATGGATTGTCGAGATGTGAATGCCAAGAAGCAGTCAACCGAATCCGAGGAATTTGGACAAGTCGTTCCCAATTTCTCACACGAGGTCATGATGAGTGGGCGGCGCTCCAACCCTCCCATTCTTCCACCTCAATTGCTCCAAGTGATGTTGAATAAGGACACACCCCTGTCCTGTGAACCCACCTTGCTTCCCTTGCCCAATCATGTGATGCTCAACCATATGTACGCGTTGTCCATTCGAGACAAAGTCATGGTCATGAGTACCACCCAACGATTCCGGAAGAAATACGTCACCACGGTTCTGTACAGACCCGTGAATTGA
- the LOC131885267 gene encoding 5'-AMP-activated protein kinase subunit beta-1-like isoform X2 has translation MISKSFDSIGEEAKEEETEPLSMNRTKQDASQSLWSQSPHQQLSTTVSKEGQNGIPEHTNGSSTSGSQPRPMRQGGGTRKGSIESPTASKTAPIPLMLEAMSLEGPPIKTKEIRKRALTLGSKEAALKTSTHKRLVPTVFKWMVPSFMFEPKSVWISGSFNNWEKVLMHGSKTHWVIIIDLPQGEHQYKFKVDDKWFHNQKEPTMPDGMGGLNNVIVVRKSDFEVFEALDMDCRDVNAKKQSTESEEFGQVVPNFSHEVMMSGRRSNPPILPPQLLQVMLNKDTPLSCEPTLLPLPNHVMLNHMYALSIRDKVMVMSTTQRFRKKYVTTVLYRPVN, from the exons ACAAGACGCTTCGCAATCATTATGGTCCCAATCGCCGCATCAACAGCTGTCAACGACCGTTTCAAAGGAAGGACAAAATGGAATTCCCGAGCATACCAATGGATCGAGCACTTCCGGATCGCAACCCAGACCTATGAGGCAAGGGGGTGGCACACGCAAAGGCTCAATAGAATCACCCACGGCATCCAAAACGGCTCCCATTCCATTGATGCTCGAAGCAATGTCACTGGAAGGACCGCCgatcaaaaccaaagaaatcCGTAAACGTGCCCTCACATTGGGATCGAAAGAAGCTGCACTAAAG ACTTCGACTCATAAACGCCTTGTTCCCACCGTGTTCAAATGGATGGTACCCTCTTTCATGTTCGAGCCCAAATCCGTGTGGATCAGTGGTTCATTCAATAATTGGGAAAAGGTCCTAATGCATGGTTCCAAAACCCATTGGGTGATCATCATAGACTTACCACAAGGAGAACATCAGTACAAGTTCAAGGTGGACGATAAATGGTTCCATAATCAAAAAGAGCCCACAATGCCAGACGGAATGGGGGGTCTCAACAATGTGATCGTTGTCAGAAAATCCGACTTTGAG GTATTCGAAGCCCTGGACATGGATTGTCGAGATGTGAATGCCAAGAAGCAGTCAACCGAATCCGAGGAATTTGGACAAGTCGTTCCCAATTTCTCACACGAGGTCATGATGAGTGGGCGGCGCTCCAACCCTCCCATTCTTCCACCTCAATTGCTCCAAGTGATGTTGAATAAGGACACACCCCTGTCCTGTGAACCCACCTTGCTTCCCTTGCCCAATCATGTGATGCTCAACCATATGTACGCGTTGTCCATTCGAGACAAAGTCATGGTCATGAGTACCACCCAACGATTCCGGAAGAAATACGTCACCACGGTTCTGTACAGACCCGTGAATTGA